GATCGCAACAAAGTTCTTCGAGACCAGTGGAGCGATGGCGATGTTGGCCACCCGCACCTCGCCCGACGGAAGCGCAAGACGGAACTTGTACAGCGTGTGCGTGCCTTGTTCCTCGCGAACCTCGTTGAAGCGCGTGACAAACTCCGCGGGGAAGAGCGACGAGAGCGGCTGTCGCAGCGCCTCCGCGCGAGACTTGGCGAACATGACCTCCATCTGCGCGTTCCAGCTCTCCACCCTGTCTTCCAGGTCGACCGCGAAGATGCCGATGTTGATCGACTCCACGATGTTCTCGTTGAACTCCTTCAGCCGCTCGAAGTCGGTGATCTTCTGCTCCAGCCTCCGATAGAGCTGCGCGTTCTGGATTGCGATGCCGATGTAGCCGGCCAGCGACTCCAGCACCTCCATGTCCTCGCTCGTCAGAAAGTCGCCATCGTTCGTGCGGCCCAGACCGATCACCGCAACTGTGCGCGTGCCCGATCCCTCGCGGTTTGCCACACGGCACGGAAGATAGTAGTTCAAGTCCAGCCGGGCGGCGCTCAATCGCTGCGCCTCAGGCAGACGCAGCATCTGCTGCGGATTTTCGAGGAACAGGTGGTTGTTCGCGCCGGGGCGATCAAAGTCGAGAAAGCGAACATCCAGCGACCGCAGCTCGACCGGCAACATGTTCGTCAGCCCATGCGAGGTTGCCAGCTCAAACTCCGGCGAAGCCGACGGCCTGTCGTTCTCCACGGCAAGAAACACCGCAACGCGTGTGACCAGCAGCGCCTGCGGCAGCCGCTCCACGATTGAGTTGAGCAGCGCGCGCAGGTCGGTCTGCGAGTTCAGTCCGCGGCCAAACTCCACCAGCGTCTCGCGGTAGTCAAAGCGTTTCTGATCGAAGACCCTGTCCACACGCGCCTGAATCGCCTTCTTCAGCGGATCGAAGATCAACCCCGTAATGATGATTGCAATCAGGAAGCCCCACGTCCTCATGCTGGGCAGCCGCGTGTGCACCATCTCCGCCGTAATTGCGACCACGCCGAAGTACAACCCGACCAGTGCCGCCGTCGCCAGCGTGTACGTCACGCCGCGCTTGAAGATCAGGTCGACGTCCATCAGCCTGTAACGCACGATGGCCCAGGCAAACGTCAGTGGAAGGAAGACCAGCGACAGTCCAGCCAGCTTCGTCAGCACGCTCGGCACCGTGACGTCGGCCAGGTAGGGAATCGCAAGCAGCGTAAACGGCGTAATCGCCAGCAGCGTGCCTCGCGTGAGCCACTTCAGTTGCTGCCGCTCCAGCGCGCTCGTCTCCCGGCGATAGCGATACTCGAAGATCGCTGCGGCGGTCACGTAATAGAGCGCCATGTACCCCACCGAGAGCTGATCCAGCTTGTGACGCAGTATCTCCGTCGCCGACCAGTACTCGATCGCCCAGACCTGCAAGCCCACCAGCAGTGCCCCGGGAAGATACAGCGCCACGCACAGCAGACGTCTGCGCAACTTCGCCGCTGTCGTCTCAGCGTTGGAAAAGTTGACTGCGAAGTGCAGGAACAGGGCCGGCTGTAGCGCCGCCGCCGCCATGTTGCCCCAGTAGATCACCCAGTCGAAGGGATCCAGCTCCGTCGTGTACTTGAAGGAGTACAACACGAACGAAACCAGGCAGAAGACGTAAAAATGCGTCGCCTTCGGCGCCGTCCACCGCCTGAAGAGCACATAGATCCCGATACACAGGTAGACCAGCGCAATGAAGCGCAGACCCTGATTGATCGAGCGGTCCGTCGGCTCAAGAATGACCTGGATGTCGAGCTTGGTTGCGTCCTTGAGCCCGTCAACTCCAGGCGCTGGACGCAGAATCGAGTAGGTGGCATGGGCCCAGATGCCGCTCCGGAACATCTCCCGAACAAAGGGAGCCGTGCG
This region of Acidobacteriota bacterium genomic DNA includes:
- a CDS encoding PAS domain-containing protein; translated protein: MKNAAQTRILAVALAVVTLGACVLAMLNLNRESGFEVPTDGVSWIEGSGGLVARHVPGGSPADRGGIRTGDVLVGINERPVTRTAPFVREMFRSGIWAHATYSILRPAPGVDGLKDATKLDIQVILEPTDRSINQGLRFIALVYLCIGIYVLFRRWTAPKATHFYVFCLVSFVLYSFKYTTELDPFDWVIYWGNMAAAALQPALFLHFAVNFSNAETTAAKLRRRLLCVALYLPGALLVGLQVWAIEYWSATEILRHKLDQLSVGYMALYYVTAAAIFEYRYRRETSALERQQLKWLTRGTLLAITPFTLLAIPYLADVTVPSVLTKLAGLSLVFLPLTFAWAIVRYRLMDVDLIFKRGVTYTLATAALVGLYFGVVAITAEMVHTRLPSMRTWGFLIAIIITGLIFDPLKKAIQARVDRVFDQKRFDYRETLVEFGRGLNSQTDLRALLNSIVERLPQALLVTRVAVFLAVENDRPSASPEFELATSHGLTNMLPVELRSLDVRFLDFDRPGANNHLFLENPQQMLRLPEAQRLSAARLDLNYYLPCRVANREGSGTRTVAVIGLGRTNDGDFLTSEDMEVLESLAGYIGIAIQNAQLYRRLEQKITDFERLKEFNENIVESINIGIFAVDLEDRVESWNAQMEVMFAKSRAEALRQPLSSLFPAEFVTRFNEVREEQGTHTLYKFRLALPSGEVRVANIAIAPLVSKNFVAIGRIILVDDITDRLQMEAQLTQSEKLSSIGLLAAGVAHEVNTPLAVISSYAQMLTKHMRDDERLAPVLEKITQQTFRASEIVNGLLNFSRTSGSEFTNVDLNDLLHDTLVLLEHQLKTAQIRVETNFDPNLPSIHGNRGKLQQVILNLMLNAKDAMFGMPNASLRIATFRSRGRVMVRIQDTGAGIEREHLHRIYDPFFTTKTKPQEGGHKGTGLGLAVSYGIMQEHAGKIHVESEVGVGTAFQLEFPVSASRPVTTPASAEADRKTIHA